A stretch of the Nicotiana tabacum cultivar K326 chromosome 6, ASM71507v2, whole genome shotgun sequence genome encodes the following:
- the LOC107812647 gene encoding uncharacterized protein LOC107812647 — MEIALSIDHIRGQARETAFDKRPHHFGGFSRASSGEDYIEDTNAIVPPVVSAATFKVEHGLILMLKAEGFFRNTSDDDLTQHLRNFLGVCVMHKKNNVTADALRLRCFKYLIVGDTRKWLQNLPQNSIHSWAELVQAFLAKWFPQSKKSELRDKIFFFKQVPGEHLHEAWGLFKLYLVRSPTHGFQDSILLEKFYMGQDPMNQSIAKNAADRSFMDKAFTRVTQNLDKMAQHNQAWHSEDTTGGIAYGSPSLSNLIKENQERDQVIAGLATNVNVLTKMFTESQTKKVNVVEDVQPISNDDFEEANYIKNPQGGCQKQQYQGQGQQNQWRPNLQGQGNQQWQKDQGDSNQGYWNNNNNFTNRSSNPYVPPKGQYSNQGSSSESKFEGMLEQVLQNQEKSDTSMRNMTELVGSHATSIQKLEMQMRDLSREQNPKQKGTLPSDTVANQRCSGSGPTSHVMAITSRSGKVLQGEGEQVAEVEVSKQRVAVEEPNVVEVEKIPEDLQVQKENQEEVKKRVKETQKTLPPIPRPTPPFPERLARTVDDSILEKFYDIIKQLSVNIPFVEVFQEMLSFAKDLKDFINKKRTTKNKVVNLTYRKAGLSISRTTSMRLQMADGSIKRPVGIVDYELVKVGKFHSPADFVILDCAVDKEIPIILGRPFQAT, encoded by the exons ATGGAGATTGCCCTAAGTATCGATCATATTAGGGGACAGGCTAGGGAGACAGCCTTtgataagaggccccatcattttGGGGGATTCAGtcgtgcctcatctggag AGGATtacattgaggatacaaatgctaTTGTACCTCCGGTCGTTAGCGCTGCAACTTTTAAGGTGGAACATGGTTTAATCCTTATGCTCAAAGCGGAGGGGTTTTTCAGGAATACCAGTGATGATGATCTGACACAACATCTTAGAAACTTCTTGGGTGTGTGTGTGATGCACAAGAAAAACAATGTCACAGCTGATGCCTTAAGGTTGAGGTGCTTCAAGTACTTAATAGTTGGGGACACAAGGAAATGGCTTCAAAATCTGCCACAAAACTCCATTCATTCTTGGGCCGAACTTGTCCAAGCATTCTTAGCTAAATGGTTCCCTCAAAGTAAGAAATCTGAGCTCCGGGATAAAATcttctttttcaagcaagtacCCGGAGAACATCTACATGAGGCATGGGGTCTGTTCAAATTATATTTGGTGAGGTCTCCCACTCATGGTTTTCAGGATTCCATCTTGTTGGAAAAATTCTACATGGGCCAAGATCCGATGAACCAATCTATAGCCAAGAATGCAGCTGACAGATCTTTTATGGACAAGGCATTCACAAGGGTTACACAGAACCTTGACAAAATGGCACAACATAATCAAGCTTGGCACTCCGAGGACACCACAGGTGGAATTGCATATGGTTCTCCCTCCTTGTCCAACCTAATTAAAGAGAATCAAGAGAGAGATCAAGTAATTGCAGGGCTTGCCACAAATGTCAACGTGTTGACAAAAATGTTCACGGAAAGTCAAACAAAAAAGGTGAATGTGGTGGAGGATGTGCAACCTATATCAAATGATGATTTTGAGGAAGCAAACTATATCAAAAACCCTCAAGGAGGGTGtcaaaaacaacaataccaaggtcaaggacaacaaaatcaatggaggccAAACCTGCAAGGGCAAGGCAACCAACAATGGCAAAAGGACCAAGGTGACTCAAATCAAGGatattggaacaacaacaacaacttcacAAACCGGAGTTCAAACCCTTATGTTCCTCCAAAGGGTCAATATTCAAATCAAGGTTCCTCGAGTGAATCTAAGTTTGAAGGCATGCTTGAACAggtattgcaaaatcaagagaAATCTGACACTTCTATGAGGAACATGACCGAGCTTGTTGGCTCTCATGCCACATCCATTCAAAAATTGGAGATGCAAATGAGAGACCTCTCTAGGGAACAAAATCCAAAGCAAAAGGGAACACTCCCTAGTGACACAGTTGCAAACCAAAGGTGTAGTGGGAGTGGCCCAACTTCTCATGTCATGGCAATTACTTCTCGGAGTGGGAAGGTACTACAAGGAGAGGGTGAACAAGTGGCTGAGGTAGAAGTGTCCAAACAACGGGTTGCGGTTGAAGAGCCAAATGTGGTCGAAGTTGAGAAGATTCCGGAAGATTTGCAAGTGCAAAAAGAGAACCAGGAAGAGGTAAAGAAAAGGGTAAAAGAGACACAAAAAACTCTTCCACCTATTCCTAGACCTACTCCTCCATTCCCTGAAAGACTCGCTAGGACGGTTGATGATAGCATACTCGAAAAGTTCTACGACATTATCAAGCAATTATCGGTGAATATTCCATTTGTGGAAGTATTTCAAGAGATGCTAAGTTTTGCTAAAGATTTGAAAGACTTTATTAACAAGAAGAGAACCACCAAAAATAAAGTGGTGAAtctgacttaccgg AAAGCAGGGTTAAGTATATCAAGGACCACaagtatgagattgcaaatggctgaTGGTTCCATAAAAAGACCGGTGGGAATTGTTGATTATGAACTTGTTAAAGTGGGAAAGTTTCATTCACCCGCTGATTTCGTAATCCTTGATTGTGCGGTTGACAAAGAGATCCCTATAATTTTGGGGAGACCATTCCAAGCCACATGA